One part of the Suncus etruscus isolate mSunEtr1 chromosome 2, mSunEtr1.pri.cur, whole genome shotgun sequence genome encodes these proteins:
- the PTX4 gene encoding pentraxin-4, with translation MRENGPRGLVGFVGVFFVNDTGPPRHSKPLLAWLRRLEEQVQTLQEVTVAQLQDVTLRMNAQFHNLSLDSRAVAQVLNHSQVALHGTLGHLKTALRKTQRQGHKTDTRLQALGAALNWSKGQQAQEQEAQREALSSLALNVRDQQAMLAKLLHLVQSQGARLAALGLLLQGTGPGTAVPPSPPPLSIPEPPQGKETLSAPSEPGVHPQDFTDHLGATQVPTSLRSQSPRSHENYQKICSVGPVLVFPTASTENAVFLRSGFQAGLRALSVCSWVRAAPGHLGTLLSYATEDNDNKLVLHGRDSLPRGSIHLVIGDPAFRELPLQPLLDGHWHHVCILWASDPGTYWLHVDRRLVATGSGFRKGYEIPPGGSLVLGQEQDKVGGGFDSSESFVGSLAGLAIWDRVLFPKEVSELAMGQAPPRGAILTLADATPKGRVQWANCSCLQLCP, from the exons ATGCGCGAGAACGGGCCGCGCGGGCTTGTGGGGTTTGTGGGCGTGTTCTTTGTGAAC GATACAGGCCCTCCTAGGCACAGTAAGCCCCTGCTGGCATGGCTGCGACGGCTGGAGGAGCAg GTCCAGACGCTGCAGGAAGTGACTGTGGCTCAGCTCCAGGATGTCACCCTCCGTATGAACGCGCAGTTCCACAACCTGAGCTTGGACAGCAGGGCAGTGGCCCAGGTCCTCAACCACTCGCAGGTGGCACTACATGGCACCCTGGGCCACCTGAAGACTGCACTGAGGAAGACACAGCGCCAGGGCCACAAGACAGACACACGGCTACAGGCTCTGGGGGCTGCCCTGAATTGGAGCAAGGGCCAGCAGGCGCAGGAGCAGGAGGCACAGAGAGAAGCACTGAGCAGCCTGGCCCTAAACGTGCGGGACCAGCAGGCCATGCTGGCTAAGCTCCTGCAccttgtgcagagccagggggcTAGGTTGGCTGCACTGGGGCTGCTTCTACAGGGGACAGGGCCTGGCACGGCTGTCCCGCCCAGCCCACCACCCCTGAGTATACCTGAGCCACCACAAGGTAAAGAGACACTCTCAGCaccttctgagcctggagtccaTCCCCAGGACTTCACAGACCATCTTGGGGCCACACAGGTGCCCACTAGCCTCAGAAGCCAGAGCCCACGATCCCACGAAAACTATCAGAAAA TTTGCAGCGTGGGTCCAGTGCTTGTCTTCCCCACTGCCTCCACCGAGAATGCCGTCTTCCTGCGATCCGGCTTCCAGGCTGGCCTGCGTGCCCTGTCAGTCTGCAGCTGGGTGCGTGCCGCCCCAGGCCACCTGGGCACCCTGCTGTCCTACGCCACAGAGGACAACGACAATAAGCTGGTGCTACATGGCCGCGACTCCCTGCCACGAGGCTCCATCCACTTGGTCATCGGGGACCCAGCCTTCCGGGAGCTGCCACTGCAGCCACTACTGGATGGCCACTGGCACCACGTATGCATCCTGTGGGCCTCGGACCCAGGCACCTATTGGCTGCATGTGGACCGCAGGTTGGTGGCCACGGGCTCTGGTTTCCGGAAGGGCTATGAGATACCGCCTGGTGGCTCTCTGGTGCTGGGCCAAGAGCAGGACAAGGTTGGGGGTGGGTTCGATAGCTCAGAGTCCTTCGTGGGGAGCCTGGCTGGCCTGGCCATCTGGGATAGAGTGCTGTTCCCCAAAGAAGTGTCAGAGCTGGCCATGGGACAGGCGCCCCCCAGAGGTGCCATCCTTACACTGGCAGATGCCACCCCCAAGGGCAGGGTACAGTGGGCCAATTGCTCCTGCCTTCAGCTCTGTCCCTGA